Proteins encoded within one genomic window of Panicum virgatum strain AP13 chromosome 1N, P.virgatum_v5, whole genome shotgun sequence:
- the LOC120656337 gene encoding uncharacterized protein LOC120656337 — MAASSSSASSKSRGGSWSGIGGEDFSSPIRYRERPLDYEPPMWCKCGRKAARWISWSDDNPGRRYFKCFSARFGGCDFYAWHDQASYASAFIKQLIVDLRDGVRDLKKENRELTAMVGDGAARLDEHRAEAMRLKNLLAEKDAANDEMKTRVTELVHERFVLRLVILGCVMALLVLLFSK, encoded by the exons ATGGCGGCTTCAAGCTCGTCGGCCTCCAGCAAATCAAGGGGCGGCTCGTGGTCTGGCATCGGAGGGGAGGACTTTTCTTCCCCAATCCGCTACCGCGAGCGCCCTCTTGACTACGAACCTCCGATGTGGTGCAAGTGCGGGAGGAAGGCGGCAAGATGGATTTCGTGGAGTGATGATAATCCAGGAAGAAGGTACTTCAAGTGCTTCTCTGCACGG TTTGGCGGATGTGATTTCTATGCTTGGCATGACCAAGCCAGCTATGCGTCTGCATTTATCAAGCAATTGATTGTAGATTTGCGTGATGGAGTAAGGGATTTGAAGAAGGAGAATAGGGAGTTGACAGCAATGGTTGGGGATGGCGCCGCCCGACTGGATGAGCACAGAGCAGAGGCAATGCGGCTGAAGAACCTCCTTGCAGAGAAGGATGCAGCCAATGATGAAATGAAGACAAGGGTGACCGAATTAGTTCATGAGCGATTTGTTCTGCGCCTTGTAATCCTAGGATGTGTCATGgctttgcttgttcttctgttTAGTAAGTGA